In the genome of Lysobacter sp. BMK333-48F3, the window CCAGGTCAACCGCGGCATGCGCCTGGAATCGATCCCGTTCCGGATGAGCGGCCCGCAGGGCCCGCTGCACCTGGGCGGCGGGGCGCGCTGAGCCCCGCCCGGCGGCCGCGGGCCGCCCCGCGGACCCGGCCCACCCGGCGCCGGCGGCGCACGCGGGTATAATCGCCGCCTTCCTCTCGACTCCCGACGCGCCCCGGGCGCGCCGTTCCCATGTCCGAAGTCACCCAGCAAGCCCTCCGCCGCCGCACTTTCGCGATCATTTCGCACCCCGACGCCGGCAAGACCACCCTGACCGAAAAGCTGCTGCTGTTCGGCGGCGCGATCCAGATGGCCGGCTCGGTCAAGGGCCGCAAGGCCGCGCGCCATGCGACGTCCGACTGGATGGCGCTGGAAAAGGAGCGCGGCATCTCGGTGACCTCCTCGGTGATGCAGTTCCCCTACGAGGGCCGCATCGTCAACCTGCTCGACACCCCCGGCCACGCCGACTTCGGCGAAGACACCTACCGCGTGCTCACCGCGGTCGACTCGGCGCTGATGGTCATCGACGTGGCCAAGGGCGTCGAAGAACGCACGATCAAGCTGATGGAGGTGTGCCGCCTGCGCGACACGCCGATCATGAGCTTCATCAACAAGCTCGACCGCGAAGGCAAGAACCCGATCGACCTGCTCGACGAGGTCGAGTCGGTGCTCGGCATCCAGTGCGCGCCGATCACCTGGCCGATCGGCATGGGCCAGCGCCTGAAGGGCGTAGTCCACCTGATCAGCGGCGAAGTGCACCTGTACGAGCAGGGCCGCAACTTCACCCGCCAGGACTCGACCATCTTCGCCTCGATCGACGACCCGGCGCTGGAAGCGCGGATCGGCGTCGGCATGCTGGCCGAACTGCGCGAGGAACTGGAACTGGTCGAAGGCGCCTCGCATCCGTTCGACAAGGCCAAGTACCTGGCCGGCGAGCAGACCCCGGTGTTCTTCGGCTCGGCGGTCAACAACTTCGGCGTGCAGCTGCTGCTGGACTTCTTCGTCGAGCACGCACCGTCGCCGAAGCCGCGCGAGACCACCAGCCGCGACGTGCAGCCCGACGAAGACAAGCTGTCCGGCTTCGTGTTCAAGATCCAGGCCAACATGGACCCGCAGCACCGCGACCGGGTCGCGTTCATGCGCATCTGCTCGGGCAAGTTCAGCGCCGGCATGAAGGCCTTCCATCCGCGCACCGGCAAGGAAGTGAAGCTGGCCAACGCGCTGACCTTCATGGCTAGCGACCGCGAGATCGCCGAAACCGCCTTCCCCGGCGACGTGATCGGCATCCACAACCACGGCACGATCTCGATCGGCGACAGCTTCAGCGAAGGCGAGAGCCTGGCCTTCACCGGCATCCCCAACTTCGCCCCGGAACTGTTCCGCCGCGCCCGCCTGCGCGACCCGCTCAAGCTCAAGCAGCTGCAGAAGGGCCTGGCCCAGCTGTCGGAGGAAGGCGCGACCCAGTTCTTCCGCCCGCTGATGAGCAACGATCTGATCCTCGGCGCGGTCGGCGTGCTGCAGTTCGACGTGGTCGCCTACCGGCTCAAGGACGAATACGGCGTCGACGCCAGCTTCGAGCAGGTCTCGGTCGCGACCGCGCGCTGGATCCGCTGCAGCGACGCCAAGAAGCTGGAAGAGTTCCGCGACAAGAACGCGCTCAACCTGGCCGTCGACGCCGCCGGCCAGCTGGTCTATCTGGCGCCGACCCGGGTCAACCTGCAGCTGGCCCAGGAACGCGCCCCCGGCGTCGAGTTCCTGGCCACCCGCGAACACGCGCACGCGGTGGCCGTCGACTGATGTCGCCGCTGCGCCAATGGTGGTTGTACTTGTTGAGCAAGCGCAGCGAAGTCGCCGCGCTCGACTACAAGGACGCCTACATGGCCAAGGTGATCATGGACATCCACCGCCTGCGCGCCGACAAGGCGCAGGCGCTGGTGCCGCTGCGCGAGCTGCACCCGATCCACCGCATCGACCGCGAATCGGCGCAGCAGGCCACCGCGGCGCGCGCCCTGGCGCTGCTCGCGCGCCGCGACGAACTGCTGGCGCGCGGCAAGCTCGATCTGGCCGCGCTGAGCGAGATCATTCCCTCGGTCTCGCAGATCAAGGTGGTCCGCGACGGCGCGCGCTGGCTGGCCTTCGAAGGCAACGGCCGCCTGTATGCGATGCGCCAGGCCTTCGGCGCGGAGTGCGCGCTGCCGGTCGAAGTCGAGGAGTACCGCTTCGCCCGTCCGGCCAAGATCCAGCGCCGGCTGCGCCGGATCCGCCGTCTGAACGAACTCGAGTAAGTCCGCCCGCTCCGATGCTGCGCGGCAGCATCGACTAGCATCGTCCGGTCGGCCGAGCCGGCCGGCGTCCATACGGGAGGGGATCATGTACTACCTGGGCATCGCGCTGTGTCTGATCGGCGGTCTGTGGATCGTGGTCAACGCGTTCCGCAAGAGCATCTGGTGGGGGCTGGGTTCGCTGTTGATACCGTTCGTGGCGCTGGTGTTCGCGATCATGAATTTCGCCGCCAACAAGATCCCGCTGGCGATCTATGTCGTCGGCATCGTGCTGATCCTGGTCGGCATGCCGTCGATGTCGCAGTACGCGACGGCGCCGGCGGGCTGAGCGCATCGGCCCGGTCCGCGGAGTCCCGGCCGGGATTCCGCGGACGACGTGCGCCGCAGCGCCGGCGTGATGCGCTTGGCGAAACCGGACCGCCGTCGCCTTACCGCGTCGGTCGGTTCGCGCCGGGGCCGAGCATTTGCTCCAGACCGCGCTAGGATGCTGGGACCATGCCTATCGCCCATGCCCCCGCTCACGGCGACCATTCGATCCGCGAAGAGATCGCCAATGCCCTGACCCACGGCCTCGGCGCCACCGCCGCGCTCGCCGGCGGTTCGGTGATGATCACCCTGGCCGCCCTGTACGGCGACGCCTGGCAGCTCGGCAGCTCGATCGTGTTCGGGATCAGCCTGTTGCTGCTGTACCTGGCCTCGACCCTGTATCACGCGATCCAGCACCCGATCGCCAAAGGCCGGCTCAAGGTCTTCGACCATTGCGCGATCTACCTGCTGATCGCCGGCACCTACACCCCGTTCACCCTGATCGGCCTGCGCGGCCCCTGGGGCTGGGGCCTGTTCGCGGCGATCTGGGGCCTGGCCCTGGCCGGGATCGTGTTCAAGCTGTTCTACACCGGCCGCTTCAAGCTGTTGTCGACCCTGATCTACATCGCCATGGGCTGGCTGGTGCTGGTGGCGATCAAGCCACTGGTGCAGGCGCTGGAGCCGTGGACCCTGGGTTGGCTGCTCGCCGGCGGCCTGTGCTACACCCTCGGCACGGTGTTCTATCACCGGCCTTCGCTGCGCTACTCGCACGCGATCTGGCATCTGTTCGTCGTCGCCGGCAGCGTCTGCCACTACATCGCGGTGCTGTCGCAAGTGGTGCCGTCGCCGGCCTGAACGCCGCGGCGCCCGTCCACGGCGCGTTCACTTCCGCTTTACCGGGGTCTGGCGATGGTGGGCCCATCGTAGCGAACAGGTCCCCACGCGCGGGCCGAATGGAGTGCGCCGAAGCGCCTCCGGCACGATCGGCCGGCGCCAGCCCCCGCGATGAGCCAGCTCCCGACAAGCCAGCTTCCGATAAGCCAGCTCCCGACAAGCGAGTCCCATCCGCAGACTCCGCAGTCCACCGACGCCGCCGCGCCGTCCTGGCGCGCGCGCCTGCGCCGCCACCCGCTGCGCACCGGCTTCGGCCTGCTCGCGCTCGCCGTGCTGGCGCTGATCCTGCTGTGGGACTGGAACTGGTTCAAAGGCCCGATCGAACGCCAGGTCGAGGCGCGCACCGGGCGCCGGCTGGAAATCGCCGGCGACCTCGACGTCGACCTGGGCCGGACGCCGGTGATCCGCGCCGACGGCCTGAGCTTCGCCAATGCGTCTTGGGCGCGGCGGCCGCTGATGGCCAGCGCGCAGCGCCTGGAGTTGGCGATCGAGCTGTGGCCTTTGCTCAAGGGCAAGGTCCGCATTGCCGAAATCCGCCTGCGCCAGCCGCGCCTGAACCTGCAGGGCGACGCCAAGCACGGCGGCAACTGGAAGTTCGAACGCGGCGGCGACGGCGAGTTGCCGGTGTTCCGGCGGATCTGGATCGACGACGGCCGGATGGAATTCCTCGATCCGGCCGGCAAGACCGATCTGAACCTGCGCGTCGCCAGCCGCGCCGCGCAACGCGCCGATGCCGCGCCGCCGGTACAGGTCGAGGGCAGCGGACGCTGGAAGGGCAATCCGTTCAAGCTGCACGGCCGCGCCGAATCGCCGCTGGAACTGCAGCACGCGCAGCGACCGTACCGACTCGACCTGCGCGCCAGCGCCGGCGCGACCCGCGCCCACGCACGCGGCGAGGTGGTCGACCCGTTCCACCTGCGCGACTTCGAGCTGCAACTGGCCCTGGCCGGCAAGAACCTGGCCGACCTGTATCCGCTGCTCGGCCTGGCCATTCCCGACACCCCGCCTTATGCGCTCGACGGCCGCCTGAGCCGCGAAGGCGCGAACTGGCGCTATCGGCGTTTCAGCGGCCGGGTCGGCGACAGCGATCTGTCCGGCGACGCCAGCGTCGCCACCGGCGGGCCGCGTCCGTACCTGCGCGCCGACCTGGTCTCCAAGCGGCTGGACTTCGACGACCTGGCCGGCTTCGTCGGCGCGCCGCCGCAAACCGGACGCGGCGAAAGCACCAATCCCGAACTCGCCGCCGAGAACGCGCGCCTGCAGGCCAGCCCCAAGCTGCTGCCGGACACGCCCTACCAGCTCGACAAGCTGCGCGCGATGGACGCCGACGTGCGCCTGCGCGCCAACCGCATCAACGCGCCGGGCTGGCCGTTGGACGACATGCAGGCGCACCTGCTGCTGGAGAACGGCCTGCTGCGCCTGGCGCCGCTGAACTTCGGCGTCGCCGACGGCGAGATCCGCTCGAGCATCGTCATGGACGCGCGCCAGGCGCCGATCCGCACCCGCGCCAACATCGACGCGCGCGGCCTGACCCTGGCCAAGCTGTTGCCGAAGGTCAAGCTGGCCAGCGACGCGGTCGGCAAGGTCGGCGGCCGGATCGCCCTCAACGGCCAGGGCAACTCGATCGCGCGCATGCTCGGCAGCAGCGACGGCGAGGTCGCGGTCGGCATGGGTCCGGGCCAGATCAGCAACCTGCTGATGGAATTCACCGGCCTCGACCTGGCCGAGATCCTCAAGTTCAAGCTCACCCGCGACCGCAAGATCCCGATCCGCTGCGCGTTCGGCGATTTCGCCGTCGCCGACGGAGTAATGACCGCGCGCGCGCTGGCCTTCGACACCAGCGACACCTTGCTGGTCGGCAAGGGCACGATCGATCTGGCGCAGGAAAAACTCGACCTGACCATCCGCGCCCGGCCCAAGGACCGCAGCCTGTTGGCCCTGCGCACGCCGCTGTACGTCGGCGGCAGCTTCAAGCAGCCCAGCGCGCGCCCGGACTTCGGCCGCCTGGGCCTGCGCGGCGCGGCGGCGCTGGCCCTGGGCAGCATCGCCCCGCCGGCGGCCTTGCTGGCGACGCTGGAACTGGGTCCGGGCAAGGACGCGAGCTGCGCCGGGCACGCGGCGAACTGAACGCCGGCGCGGCTACGGCTACAGTTCGATGTCCCGGCCGGGATGCGCCAGGTCGTAGACCAGGTTCGCCTGCATGTCGCTGCCGTCGTCCAGCTTCTGCCTGAGCGCGTACTCGCTGCGTCCGTCGCCCAGGCGGCGCTCGCCGACCAGGCGAATCCGATTCAGGCAGGAGGCAATCACCGAGGTGTTGCTGACCGAGCCGCCTGCGGCGTCGAACGCCAGGTTCAGCAGCGTCGTCTCGCGCCCCTTGCGGCAGCGTCCGTGGTCGACCTCCGGATCGCTCGACGCTTCCACCCGCAGCAACAGGTCAAAACGTTCGCCGCGATCTTCCTGGCCCAGGATCGCGACGCGTTCGATCCGGCGCACCGGGTCGGCGAAGATCTGCTCCATCGGCAGCGCGAACGTGCGCACCGCGCTCGTCAGCTGCAGGCTTCGCCCATCGCCGGCGACATCGACCTGCGCCGGGCGTTGCGGTTCCCGCCGCGGCGGCGGCGGCTTCGGACGCTCGTCCTCGTCCTGCCGAATCCGCTGTGTCGAATCGTCTGGCGCACTCGATGGCGCGCGCCTGCGCTCGGCGGCCTCGTCCGCGGCAGGCGGCGCGGCCGCCGGGGTGCAGCCCAGCGCGGCGACGACGATCAAGATCGCGCTGGCGCAGCGCACAGCGAAGCGGTATCGATTCATGCGGTTCCTTGGTCAGACAGGCAGGAACGCTTCCGCCCAGATCCGTGGATTCGCGAGGCGCGACGAAAGCATTCGGCTTAGGGTGTGCGCCGCAGACCGTCGCCTATGAAGCGATCCGATCGGACCGGAACCGCCGGACCAGCGAGGTCGACGCGACGGCGCCGCGCGATCTACAGGGTGATGTCGGCGCCCGGATGGCGCAGGTCGTACACCAGGTAAACCGGCCAGGTATCGCCTTCGGCATAAGTGTGTTCGAGGTCGTACTCGACCCGATCGCCCTGGCGGCGCTCGGCGACCAGGCGGGTGCGCTTGAGGCAGGATTCCAGATCGTGGCTGCCGCTGACCTGGTTGTCGTTGCCGTCGAACGCCAGGGTGCGCAGCACCACCTCGCGGCCGTCGCGGCAGCGGCCGCCCTCGGCCTTGGGATCGCTGGCGCCTTCGATGCGCAGCAACAGGTCGAAGCGCTCGCCCTTGTCCTCCTGGCCCAGGATCGTCACCCGGTCGATCTTGCGCACCCGGCCGTCGAACACATCGGCGATTTCGATCGGGAATTCGCGGATCGCCGTGACCACGTCGACGCGTTGGCCGTCGGCGGCGACCGCCGCCTGGGCCGGACGCGCCGGCGGCTTGGCGGGAACCGGCGCGGCGGCGGGCTTGACCGCCGCGGCGGCCGGTTGCGACTGCGACGAGCAAGCGGCCAGAACGGCGACGGCCAGGGCGGCCAGCGATGGGCGCAGCATTACGAAACGACCGGAACGCATGGTGATCCTTCACTCGGGCATGCGACGAAGCGTCGCCGCCGCGCAGCATAGTCGAATGCGCGCCTCGTGCGGCAAGGCTGCGCCGCACTACGGTCGCGCTCAGCTGGCGATGTAACGCTGCAGTTGGTCGAGTTCGAGCTGCTGGTCTTCGATCACCGCCTTGACCAGGTCGCCGATCGACACCACTCCGACCACCCGGCCGGCGTCGACCACCGGCAGGTGGCGGATGCGGCGCTCGGTGACGATCTGCATGCAGCGGTCGGCGCTGTCGCCGAGCCCGACCACCACCACCTCGGCGGTCATGATCGCGTGCACCGGCGTGTCCGCCGACGAGCGTCCCTGCAGCACGATCTTGCGCGCGTAGTCGCGCTCGGAGAGGATCCCGGCCAGTCGCGGCCCCTCCATCACCAGCACCGCGCCGATGCGTTTCTCGGCCATCAGCCGGATCGCGTCGATCACCGGCGCATCGGGCCCGATCGCGTGGATCTCAGGCGCTTTCGCCTCCAACAACTGTCGTACCGTGCGCATGGCCGTCTCCTTCCGCAAGCTGGGGAAACCGCTTCGGCTCCGAGCATACTCCTGGCGCGGGCTGCCAGGTGTCGATCAGGTACAGGGGCCGCTGTTTGGACTCCTCGTACAGCCGGCCCAGGTACTCGCCGATCAGGCCGAGCGCGATCAACTGCACCCCGCCCAGGAACAGGATCACCGCCATCATCGTCGGCCAGCCCTGCACCGGGTCGCCGAACAGCAACGCCTTGAGCACCACCTTGATCGCGAACGCGAACGCCACCAGCGCCGTGGCCAGGCCCAGGTAGGTGGCCAGGCGCAGCGGCGCGGTCGAGAAACTGGTGATGCCCTCCAGGGCCAGGTTCCACAGCCGCCACAGGTTGAACTTGCTGGCCCCGGCCACCCGCGCCTCGCGGTGGTACGGCAGGGCGACGCGGTTGTAGCCGACCCAGCCGAACAGGCCTTTCATGAAGCGGTGCCGCTCGCGCAACTGGCGCAGCGCATCGAGCGCGCGCGGCGAGAGCAGGCGGAAATCGCCGGTATCGGCCGGAATCGGGGTGCGCGAGAGGCGGCCGATGATCCGGTAGAAGGCGTGCGCGGTGCCGCGCTTGAGCCAGCCCTCGCCTTCGCGCTCCATGCGCGTGCCATAGACGTCGTCGTAGCCCTGCCGCCACAACGCCACGAACTGCGGGATCAGTTCCGGCGGGTCCTGGCCGTCGGCGTCCAGGATCAGCGCCGCGCCCTGCTCGACCCGGTCCAGGCCGGCGGTCAGCGCCGCTTCCTTGCCGAAGTTGCGCGACAGCCGCAGCAGGGCCACGCGCGGATCGTGCGCGGCGAACGCCTGCAGGATCTCCCAGGTGCGGTCGCGGCTGCCGTCGTCGACGTACAGCACGCGTCCGTCGACGCCGTCCGCCGCCAGCGCGTCCAGCGCCGCGGCGATGCGCGGCTGCAGCAGCGGCAGGCTCTGCTCTTCCTCGAAGGCGGCCAGGACGACGGTGACGCGTTCGCGATTCATGCCGCGCATAGTAGCCGCGCCGCGGCGTTGCGGAACGTGATCGCGCCGGCTGCGGCGGGCCCCGCCATGGCGGCCTCGGCCGCCGGCCTCATTCGATCCGCTTGAGGTAGCCGTCGCCGCCGATGTAGCGCATCTGGCGCTGGATGGCGCCGGCCCGGCGCTGCACGTAGGGGCCGGGGCGGGCGATGCTGTAGCGCTTGGGATTGGGCAGCACCGCCGCCATGCGCGCAGCCTCGGCCGGCGCCAGCCGCGCGGCGTCCTTGCGGTAGTAGGTGCGCGCCGCCGCCTGGGCGCCGTACACGCCGTCGCCGAACTCGGCGATGTTGGCGTAGACCTCGATGATCCGGCGCTTCGGCCACAGGGTCTCGATCAGCAGGGTGTACCAGGCCTCCACGCCCTTGCGCACCCAACTGCGCCCGCTCCACAGGAACAGGTTCTTGGCGGTCTGCTGGCTGATCGTGCTGCCGCCGCGCACCTTGCGGCCGCGGGCGTTGTTCTTGCGCGCCTTCTCGATCGCCTTGAGGTCGAAGCCGAAGTGCTCGGCGAAGTTCTGGTCCTCCGAGGCGACCAGGGCCACCGGCAGGTTGGGCGAGATCTGGTCCAGGTCGCGCCAGTCGTAGGCGATGCGGAAGCCGAACTCGCCCTGGCCCCAGGCCTCGAACTGGCGGATCAGCATGAACGCCGACAGCGGCGGGTCGACGAAGCGCAGGGTCGCGACCTGCAGGATCGAGGCCAACACGAACAGCAGCGGCAGCGCCATCAGCCAGCGCAGCCAGCGCCGCAGCCGGCGCGGCCGCGGCGCGGAAACGGCGGCCGCCCCGGTCGCGGCGGCATCCGGACGGGGGGTCAAGTCTTGCACCGACGCCCCTCCGACCCCACTGTGGATGCGACGCGCGCCCGCATCGCTGCCCTCGGTACCGATCGCGTCGGCATGCCTACTCCCCCTTTCACCAGAACGCCTACAGGAACGCGCGCATTATCCGCGAAGCCGCGCCCGCATTCGCAGCCGGGGCCGCTCGCGCGTTCGAGACCGCCAAGATGACCGATTCCCAGACCGCCCCCGCCGCCGACCACGACCGTCTGACCCGCTTCCTGATCGAGGGCGCCGGGGTCCGCGGCGTGCGCGTCCACCTGCACGACACCTGGCGGCAGATCCGCGAACGCGCCGAGTACCCGGCCGCGGCGGCCGAACTGCTGGGCGAGGCCGCCGCTGCGGCGGCCCTGTTCACCGGCCACGCCAAGGTCGACGGGCGGCTGTCGGTGCAGCTGCGCGGCGACGGCGCCCTGCGCACCTTGTTCGCCGAATGCACCTCCGCCGGCACCCTGCGCGGGATCGCCCAGCTCGCCGAGGACGGCGGCACGGTCTCGCGCGACCTGCGCGAACTCGGCCCCGAGGCGATGCTGGCGATCACCATCGAAAACCCCGGCCTGCACGGCCGCGAGCCGGTCCGCTACCAGGGCCTGGTGGCGCTGGAGTCGGACTCCCTGGCCGGCGCCTTCGAGGGCTATTTCCGCCAGTCCGAACAGCTGCCGACCCGGCTGCTGCTGGCCGCCGACGAGCGCCAGGCCGCCGGCCTGATGCTGCAGAAGCTGCCCGGCGACCAGGGCGACGACGACGGCTGGGCCCGGGTCGGGGCGCTGTTCGACACCCTGCGCGCCGGCGAGCTGCTGGAGCTGCCCACCGAAACCCTGCTGACCCGGCTGTTCCACGAGGACGGGGTCCAGTTGCTCGGCGGCAAGCCGCTGGGCTTCGCCTGCTCCTGCTCGCGCGAGCGGGTCGAGGCGATGCTGGTCTCGCTCGGCCGCGAGGAGGCCGACGCCGCCGCGGCCGACGGCGAGGCCCGGGTCCGCTGCGAGTTCTGCGGCCAGAGCTACCGCTTCGACCAGGGCCAGATCGCCGGCCTGTTCGCCGCCGCCGCGGCCGAAGTCGAGGCGCCGCAACGCCTGCAATGAGCGGCCGGATCCGCGACGAACGGTCTCGTGGATCCGAGATTTGGGATCCATATCCGATTGTTAAATAAACATAAACCGACTATAGTCGGAGTTGCCTAACGGGGAACTTCGACCGGCTTCATCCGGTCATAACGGTCGGTCCACGCACTGCGAGATCCATGCTCAAGCTCCTGCGCCCATTGTCGCTCGCCCTGACGCTCGCCTTCGGCGTGGCGACGGGCGCGCACGCGCAGGTCATGCCGGGCAAGCGCGCGGACACCACTTACTTGCCGGTCTGGAACCACAACGGCAAGCTCGAATACCTGTTGCAGCTGGAGCCGGCCAATCAGCAGGCCGCCACCCGCTGGAAGCTCGGCGACAGCTCCGTCGACGCCACCCTCGGCCTGGATGCGGGCGACGGCCTGGGCCTGGTCTGCGACCGCAGGACCGGCCTGGCCGGCGCGATCGGCAACCTCGCCAATCACTGCCTGCTCGCCGCCCTGGACGACGACGGCGACGACAGCCGCCAGATCTCCGCCGGCGCCAGCCTCAACCGTCCGGGTGGACGGGTCGGCG includes:
- a CDS encoding peptide chain release factor 3; translation: MSEVTQQALRRRTFAIISHPDAGKTTLTEKLLLFGGAIQMAGSVKGRKAARHATSDWMALEKERGISVTSSVMQFPYEGRIVNLLDTPGHADFGEDTYRVLTAVDSALMVIDVAKGVEERTIKLMEVCRLRDTPIMSFINKLDREGKNPIDLLDEVESVLGIQCAPITWPIGMGQRLKGVVHLISGEVHLYEQGRNFTRQDSTIFASIDDPALEARIGVGMLAELREELELVEGASHPFDKAKYLAGEQTPVFFGSAVNNFGVQLLLDFFVEHAPSPKPRETTSRDVQPDEDKLSGFVFKIQANMDPQHRDRVAFMRICSGKFSAGMKAFHPRTGKEVKLANALTFMASDREIAETAFPGDVIGIHNHGTISIGDSFSEGESLAFTGIPNFAPELFRRARLRDPLKLKQLQKGLAQLSEEGATQFFRPLMSNDLILGAVGVLQFDVVAYRLKDEYGVDASFEQVSVATARWIRCSDAKKLEEFRDKNALNLAVDAAGQLVYLAPTRVNLQLAQERAPGVEFLATREHAHAVAVD
- a CDS encoding hemolysin III family protein; amino-acid sequence: MPIAHAPAHGDHSIREEIANALTHGLGATAALAGGSVMITLAALYGDAWQLGSSIVFGISLLLLYLASTLYHAIQHPIAKGRLKVFDHCAIYLLIAGTYTPFTLIGLRGPWGWGLFAAIWGLALAGIVFKLFYTGRFKLLSTLIYIAMGWLVLVAIKPLVQALEPWTLGWLLAGGLCYTLGTVFYHRPSLRYSHAIWHLFVVAGSVCHYIAVLSQVVPSPA
- a CDS encoding AsmA family protein, with the protein product MSQLPTSQLPISQLPTSESHPQTPQSTDAAAPSWRARLRRHPLRTGFGLLALAVLALILLWDWNWFKGPIERQVEARTGRRLEIAGDLDVDLGRTPVIRADGLSFANASWARRPLMASAQRLELAIELWPLLKGKVRIAEIRLRQPRLNLQGDAKHGGNWKFERGGDGELPVFRRIWIDDGRMEFLDPAGKTDLNLRVASRAAQRADAAPPVQVEGSGRWKGNPFKLHGRAESPLELQHAQRPYRLDLRASAGATRAHARGEVVDPFHLRDFELQLALAGKNLADLYPLLGLAIPDTPPYALDGRLSREGANWRYRRFSGRVGDSDLSGDASVATGGPRPYLRADLVSKRLDFDDLAGFVGAPPQTGRGESTNPELAAENARLQASPKLLPDTPYQLDKLRAMDADVRLRANRINAPGWPLDDMQAHLLLENGLLRLAPLNFGVADGEIRSSIVMDARQAPIRTRANIDARGLTLAKLLPKVKLASDAVGKVGGRIALNGQGNSIARMLGSSDGEVAVGMGPGQISNLLMEFTGLDLAEILKFKLTRDRKIPIRCAFGDFAVADGVMTARALAFDTSDTLLVGKGTIDLAQEKLDLTIRARPKDRSLLALRTPLYVGGSFKQPSARPDFGRLGLRGAAALALGSIAPPAALLATLELGPGKDASCAGHAAN
- a CDS encoding CBS domain-containing protein, encoding MRTVRQLLEAKAPEIHAIGPDAPVIDAIRLMAEKRIGAVLVMEGPRLAGILSERDYARKIVLQGRSSADTPVHAIMTAEVVVVGLGDSADRCMQIVTERRIRHLPVVDAGRVVGVVSIGDLVKAVIEDQQLELDQLQRYIAS
- a CDS encoding glycosyltransferase family 2 protein, which encodes MNRERVTVVLAAFEEEQSLPLLQPRIAAALDALAADGVDGRVLYVDDGSRDRTWEILQAFAAHDPRVALLRLSRNFGKEAALTAGLDRVEQGAALILDADGQDPPELIPQFVALWRQGYDDVYGTRMEREGEGWLKRGTAHAFYRIIGRLSRTPIPADTGDFRLLSPRALDALRQLRERHRFMKGLFGWVGYNRVALPYHREARVAGASKFNLWRLWNLALEGITSFSTAPLRLATYLGLATALVAFAFAIKVVLKALLFGDPVQGWPTMMAVILFLGGVQLIALGLIGEYLGRLYEESKQRPLYLIDTWQPAPGVCSEPKRFPQLAEGDGHAHGTTVVGGESA
- the mtgA gene encoding monofunctional biosynthetic peptidoglycan transglycosylase, producing the protein MTPRPDAAATGAAAVSAPRPRRLRRWLRWLMALPLLFVLASILQVATLRFVDPPLSAFMLIRQFEAWGQGEFGFRIAYDWRDLDQISPNLPVALVASEDQNFAEHFGFDLKAIEKARKNNARGRKVRGGSTISQQTAKNLFLWSGRSWVRKGVEAWYTLLIETLWPKRRIIEVYANIAEFGDGVYGAQAAARTYYRKDAARLAPAEAARMAAVLPNPKRYSIARPGPYVQRRAGAIQRQMRYIGGDGYLKRIE
- a CDS encoding Hsp33 family molecular chaperone HslO gives rise to the protein MTDSQTAPAADHDRLTRFLIEGAGVRGVRVHLHDTWRQIRERAEYPAAAAELLGEAAAAAALFTGHAKVDGRLSVQLRGDGALRTLFAECTSAGTLRGIAQLAEDGGTVSRDLRELGPEAMLAITIENPGLHGREPVRYQGLVALESDSLAGAFEGYFRQSEQLPTRLLLAADERQAAGLMLQKLPGDQGDDDGWARVGALFDTLRAGELLELPTETLLTRLFHEDGVQLLGGKPLGFACSCSRERVEAMLVSLGREEADAAAADGEARVRCEFCGQSYRFDQGQIAGLFAAAAAEVEAPQRLQ